The Lolium rigidum isolate FL_2022 chromosome 1, APGP_CSIRO_Lrig_0.1, whole genome shotgun sequence region TAAGAAGAGGATATCGAGGACCTCTCGCCTCTGGAGCTCACGGAGCCCCCGAACTGCCGGCCTATTCCCCAGTCCCCGGCAGTTCGCAGCTGCAATCTTCATTGAGGTGCGCAGGGCTGAAACTGCAGCCCCGCGATCATGTTGTTTGGTACACTAGCTGACTCCTTCATCTCAACGTCCCTTTTCTGTTTCTTCGTGTCCGTGTCCTtgccctcctccacatctgtcacAAAATTCCTCTTCTTATCTAGCAAGATACTGCTAGCCCCTCCCTTCTTTGTCTCCTTCGGTGGCCCTCTGTTGTCTAGGCGCTTGAACTTGTGCCTCGTGCCCCTCTGGCTGTTGGATGCTTTCCTTGCATAAGTCAGTGTCAGCTTGCTCTTCCCCACCGTTTCCTTTACCTCGGCCACCTTCTTTGTTTGTTGGGTCTCCGTAGGCTCCGAGAGCATGTCCCGAGCCCCTCCGAATTTTCTTCTCCTGAAGCGACAACCACACCTTCCCCTCCTACCGTTGCCTCCCCTTTTGTAGCATCGGATTAGCCGTGGCATGGGGAGCGGGGGCCTCTCGGCCCACCATTGCCCTTGCCCCATCGTCCTCCATGACCAAGACCTTTGCCCAGTCCAAAGATTTCCTCGGACCAGCTGGAGATTTTGCACCCCCCTTCTTCACTGGGCTCGttacttcttcttccccttcaacCTTGTCCTTTCCATTAGCCGCCTCCGACTTGTTTGAGTCTTCCTTCCTCCAAGAAAGGCTGTTGCTGCCTGCCGTACCTCGCCGCTCCCCAAAGCCAAAAGAGCGCCCGCCACTGCCACTTCCTCCTCCACTGCTCCACTTTTGCTTCTCCCCGCTATTTTGTTTCTTCGAATATAAGCGCGCAGCCGGCTCCCGAACTGTTTTTCCTCCCCTTTGTTGTTGGTAGCGAGACAGCTTTGGTACTCATGCCCGATGACCCCGCAAATGTAGCAAAACTCCGGAAGAAATTCGTACTCAAAGGGACACCATTTGCTCCTACCATCTTCCCCCACTTGGATCATCATCCCTCTCATAAGAGGTTTTGTAATATCAATTCTTACTTTGATTCTCAGCACCTCCCCCGAAGCAAAATCATCCTCTCCTACATCAGCCTCCATCCATTCTCCTATTTTCTCCCCTATCATCTCCCCTGTGGCCTTATTCATCTTCCCCAGAGGCAACTTCGGGACCCGGATCCAAATAGGTATGGTAGAGAAAGCATACTCTTCAACCGATTTTGCGGGATCATAATCTTCCACTACAACTAGATCGTTACCAAACTTCCAGGGGCCACAATCAAGCGCCTTCTTTTTACCCGAGTTCCGCAGAGTGTTATCATGAAGGTGTTCTCCCCGAtcttcttgcacttgatcccccGAATCGGGCACCGATTGGTCCCAATGCTTGCTTGAGGCCCTCCGTCGGCACCCGGCTTCTCCGCTAGCACCTTCACCACCACCTTTGGCTCCGCCGCCATCTTCCCTGCTCCATCCGCCACCTCCATCTGTTGCTCCTCGATCCGCAGCCCTGCCCTCTCCGCCTCCGAGAGCCGTAGGTTCCGCAGCATTCCTTCCATCTTCTCCATCCTCGCACTCCCtgtcgccgccacctccgccgccgccgtccagcaAAACGCTGAACCTAGACCTAGATTTTTACGACCGCGAGCACAGTTACACGCAGAAGGATGTGATGTGGTGGGATCTGGGGATTAGAGTGGGAAGCTCGTGGCCGCGAGCACAGATTTGTCTACGGATGGGAGAACGGGGACGGGGGCTAGGAGGGATTTGGGGGATCTCGTGTTTCGCCTCGCTTCCGCCCTTCGAGAGAGCACCAGCCGTCACTCCTGGGACGGACAAGGTTAGTTTGATACGCGCTAATTGTTGATTGCTGCTAATCTTGAAATTATTTCTGCCTCTGTGATCTTGTTTACATGGATCCGCTTAACACCAACCCAGCCAATCCCATCACAGCATTCCCCACCCACCGGATCGATCCGCGCGCTCACCCCCAAACAACATCCCAGCCGTCCATTCCCCACCAATCCAACGCTCCAAACTTCATCTCCCACCTCCCGCGCCTTCTCCCCAAAATTTCCCCATTCCCCGCCCACCCCGCTCCCCTATTTAAACCCACCACCGCACCAACCCCACTCCACCCAAATCCCAAACCACCAACCAAACTCCGAGCCTCGATTCCCCTCCTTGCGCGATGGCCCGCACGAAGCAGACGGCGCGCAAGTCGACGGGCGGCAAGGCCCCGAGGAAGCAGCTGGCGACCAAGGCGGCGCGCAAGTCGGCGCCGGCGACCGGCGGCGTGAAGAAGCCGCACCGCTTCCGCCCGGGCACCGTCGCGCTGCGCGAGATCCGCAAGTACCAGAAGAGCACGGAGCTGCTCATCCGCAAGCTGCCCTTCCAGCGCCTCGTGCGCGAGATCGCGCAGGACTTCAAGACGGACCTCCGCTTCCAGAGCTCCGCCGTGTCGGCGCTGCAGGAGGCCGCCGAGGCCTACCTCGTGGGCCTCTTCGAGGACACCAACCTCTGCGCCATCCACGCCAAGCGCGTCACCATCATGCCCAAGGACATCCAGCTCGCGCGACGCATCCGGGGGGAGAGGGCCTAGGCTTGGGGGCCGTGCCTGGTTGATCTGGTTGTAGGGATGTTGGCTGGTTGATTCTGTGTGTGTGGTGTTGATATGATTTGCTGTCTGGTCTCTTTCGGGTTCCAATGCTGAAATGAAATGGAAATGAAGTGTTATCCTAAATCTGTCTCCCCTTTTCTTGATCTGCTACATACTCCTGTTATTTTTGCGTTTTCCTGCGTTGCTATTATGGGAGCGAGTAATGCATgattgaatattgtgagattcagTGTTAATTTTCTCTTCTGCACGTTCTTTGCCCATGGGTTTGATCTGCAATCTCTGATCAAAGTGTGTCGAATTTCTTTTGGTTGTTGCTTCATTCAGATTCAGATTGACAGATTCTGCTAAGGTTCGCTGGACAGTGGACACTCgagcagttttataatgtcaccagagCCTAATCTCCGCTGCTTGCTGTTGTCAGTTGTGTTATCTTTCATAGCCGCATCACAGAGTTGTGTTCCTTCATCCAGATTTAGGTTAACCAGTGCCGCACTGGACTCAGATTCTGAAAGGATCGCTGAGCAGTGTAAACCCGACCAGTTTTTTATTGTCACAAGTGTAATCTCTGCTGCTTCCAGTTGTCAATTGTGTTGTGTTTTCCTCCATAGCCACATTTACAGTTTGGTGTCTTTGTAGTGATTTGTTACGGATTAAGGTAATCTGAGTGATGATTTGTGAGACCTGTGGGAGGCCAAGAACAGGAGAGCATCCGGGCGATACGAGGATAGGAAAGGGAGTCCTGCTCCGCTGAAACCATTGCCAGGCGAATTAGTGCACTCAGCGGAAGATTGCTTCCGATACACCCTGAAGGCCTCTTCCATGATGCATCAGTTTTTATATTTTGCATCCATTTTTGTTGGTCATTCAACAGCCAACAAGTGCTTCTTTGCACTAGCTTTCTACTTCAGGCATCCATGAGGATTTTCAGAACTCTTTTCTTGTTAATAACTTTATTAACAGTACATTGATTTGGGAACCTGGAATGGATAGTGGCGGTAGCGGTTTGTCTGGTGATTTGGTTGTGGCCTCGTAGGGATGTGCCTGCTACTTTGGTTGGCTGTGCGCATATCAGAGATGCTGCCTTCGGTGTCATCTGCAATATTTTTTTCTCAAGGAATTTCATCTTCTATATTCAGTCATATGTAGCATGATACTGGAATGAAATGAAATGTCAATGGAATCTGCAATTATTTCGGATCCAGCAGTTCAACGCTAATTTTTCCTATAACGTAGTGTTTGATGATTGTTATATCAGATACCCCATTGATAGGACATGATTATTAGTTTGTCTAGATTGAACAAAACCGTGAAGACGTAGATGACCCAACCAGAGGTAGATGGCACATGAGCATGGCGATGCCTCACAGAATACCTATTACACCAGGTATGAGGTCAGATATTTTACAGATTGCCTGTTGATTACACATAGCATCATAAACAGCTATACTATGAACTacattattacagggcagaatgCACCAGACAACCTTACAATCTCATTAATTTGGCTCTCCGTTTCTCCAAATAAGGAGCCAAAGCAAGCGAAATCTTCCTTCATGGTCAATGCAATACATTTGAAAAGGCATATACGACACTCCAGAGAAGCTTGCTTGGCTGTTTTAACTACAAAACAATCATGCCCTACAATATTCACGTGAGTTTGTACCACGGGATTCCAGATTATTGCAAAACACATTTCTATTGCTGTGATGACTACCCCATGTAATTCTACAAATACTGCCTATGATGTCCTAGCTCATCATTCGAGGGCCAACAAGAACAAAGTTAAACGTATGTAATGGAATCAAAATTTCTGTTCCTCCCTGCCACAGAAGAATCACTCTCCGCTCTTAGTGGCCTTATGTGCATTCACAAGCTGCATCTGTACATCCTGTGAGACAGTATTGTGCTCCATATACTCCATTGTAAATTCGCCTTTTCCCTGCAGGACATGcataaacaaaaaaattaaacatGGAATTAATCAGGAGAACCaacatgcttcatgcttgttaatTTCTTGGTGTCAACAAAGATGGAGCTTTTCTACAGCAATATTGTACCTTCAGTCCTTCACCATGCTACTAAATTAACTACATAAATAACAACCAGAAAACCACCAAGACCAGGCAGTTCTCACAGTTCAATGGTGGCTTTCTAAAGTAATATTGTTGTACGTTAAACATGCTAGCAGTAAACAAATGCATATAGCACTCAGACATGTGTGAAAAATGACTTCCCCAATATAAActattcaatttgagtatttcaAGTAGAGAAAATAGCGGACCTAAATAAAAATAGTTAGGACCAGAAAACTATCGTACACGACTCATGAACAAGAAAAAAATATGACCTGTGTCATTGAACGAAGCGCTGTCGAATAGCCGAACATATTGTTTAGTGGAACCTGAAAGAGAGCAGGACGAGAGGCTAAGTTTAATAACAATATTCAAAAACAATGCACAGGCTAATCGACCTAACACATACATAACGAATTACAAACTATACCTGTTGCCCCTATATAATCTACTGGTATGGCATGGTTATTGTAGTGTTGTGTAGGAGAAATGATAAAGTTCTAAAGTGAAGTAAATTTTGCAAAATGTTGTCCAAGCTGTTGCTAGAGTAGATCAGTAAAATCTCCAACCTGGCACCCACTCACCGATTAAAAAGCTTACTTGTAATGTCACGTAGGCAGTACATCAATTAATTTCCTATTGCTTAAGTTGTCTTCTGAGACATTTATGCCTACAAACTATAGAAAGCTAGAGCTACGAATGTTGATTACTACAACCACTCAGGACCAGTAACCACAATCAAATCTGCCAGCTTATCACAAGCTTGTAGTACTATCTGTACTGCAACAAGCAAAAAGAAACTGAAAGGAACAAGGTTCACATACATGGCATACTACAACTGTGTCATCGCCTTCCTGATCATTTCCAACAATAATACCTTTTCTCCTGTTTACAACATAAAGCAAAAGTAAATAGACTTAGTATGGCTTCAAGGATGAATGAATGAGTGTACAAAATACAAATTTCATAGCACCCATAGAACTTAGGTGGCCAAAATATCACCAAATTGTGATACTAGAACCAAATTGTCACTATCACAGCCTATGGCATCCCAGCAAATTATTCTTTTACAGGTGCTAAGGACGCAATAATCCCTTTTAAGTAAATGGCATGCAACTATCTGCATTTCTTGAGTAGAAAAGGAACATTTAGCGTGCCATCATGTATCATATGCTAACCATACACCTCAATACAAGCCTGGCTGGTTGAGATAAAAATAACTCACTTGTTTATGTCACCAGTTACTGTGCCCTGGAACTCTGTTGGAACTTTCATTTCCACCTTCATCACGGGCTCTAATATAACAGGTTTAGCAAGAGTATAACACTGAAAAGGAAGGAACAAAGTTATGAATATCACTTGCATTCCAATTCTACCAGTCTGTCAATCACTAGAAATGACATTTGCACCCCCAGGAAAGTGGATATACTCACCTGTCTAAAAGCATAGATAGCAGCTAGCTTAAAAGCAAGCTCGCTGGAATCCACAGCATGTGAAGCCCCATCGGTCAGCGTAATTCTAATATTCTCGACAGGATGCCCTATCAACGAACCCCTGTAGTAGCAAGCATGCAAACAAAAATTATCACTCCACCTAAGTAAAATACAGAATAACTTAGCTGGTGGGGATGAGATAGACTCACGAATTGCAAGCTTCCTTGAAACCCTTCTCAATCGCTGGTATGAAGTTGGATGGAATTGCTTGTCCAATAAtcatgttctcaaattcgaatttACCTTCAGAATCTGATGGAAGAGGCTCAATGTACCTGCATATTGTTGCTTCTTATCATGAAACTCCAAATGAATTATCCTAAATATTATTCATAAACTAATCTTCAGGTATGGTAAACTGGGTTCAATTAAACTTTGGCAGGTCATAATCCCACTTGAGACCATTTGGGAGAAGTATCTTCTATGCTGGCCATAAATGGTCGCTTAGGTATCAAGGCGCCATTGAGGCACTTACAATGCCAGGGCACAGTTCCAATCTTGTTCTACTGCGGCAACACGCCAACATCCACCATCCAGTACTCATCTTACAAGTGGGAATGGGGGGACTGGATATATGTCCAGAAGCAATTTGCAGCTTAAACATGCATGAATAAGGTGTTCCCATGTATATGCATCACAAAGTATTAACTTTTTGGAACCAAACAAACAAATGAAATCAAATAATGGAAACTGATTTGCCAGTAATTATTTAATTCAAATGAGCTCACCCACAGACTCGTCCATATTGACCTTGACCACCGGATTGCTTTTTGTGCAGGTAATCAAATTCGGCACGTTGGGTGATCGTTTCCCGGAAGTTCACACGAGGTTTCCCAACCTTTGCATCAACCTACATGAGTTAAAACACATCACATTTGAACTTCAATATATATAAATGTACAGCCAGTGAGTCAGACATGCAGACTAAGATTATTTAACACTTATGATTTATCATAGGAATATGACACACTTAATGAAAATGGTCAACACCAAGAATAAAGAAGAAGCTGAATAAGCCAGGCACACATAAGTATTTCTGAACTCTTATAGGTAGTTTTCAGTAGAACCAGAATACATGAAAATATGGCACCACGACATGCTGTCAACAGTCCCCTCTCTCTTTTTTTGAGGGAAGTCAACAGTCCCCTCTTTCATACTTCTAGATCTCAACTCCCCCTCCCTTCCCACTCAAAAAATCATGTGTTCATTTTAGTAATTCGCAAATGCAAATGGAAATAGGCCTGGCTTGGTGGTGCATAGAATACAGCTATATTTGCGGTGTTTCTGAGCTTGCTCTTGATGGAAATTCTGGAAAAGTGCTACTCCTTCCATCCCAAATGTAAGGTGCGGGCTTCTTTTGCACGGTCTTTGATGCATGACTTCAACCACTAATATATACCAAATTATATACGATGGGAATGTATAAATGGTATCGCTGCAATCATCTTGCAAAATTCTTTCATTTCATATATCTTAATACTAATTTTGCGGCCATATTATAAGTATAAATCATGGTCAAAATTGTAAGTTGTTAACCAGCAAAAATCAAGGGCGCATTACATTTTGGGATGGTGATTTTCAGTCTTCTTAACAAGCAGCTTAGGCTGCCGCCTTGGCGCACAATTGCCACCTATATATTTCCATAGCAAGACCATGTACCACGTGTCCACATCTGTGTTACGAAGAATTGTAGATATAGGAAAATATATTCTGGATGTTTTGTCTCCTAGAATATGGTTTGTCAAACTTTATTTGGCAAATTTTTGGTACTCCCTTTTTTTAAGCATAACGTTTGAACTGTCTGTAACTGCTGTTCAGATGCCTAGGCGCCTTGGTGGTGCTAACCTAGCACCCCCTTGCACCCGTTAGACCACTTGACGTAAGATGGTGGAACATGTTTCCGAGAGGCGGAATAGTTTATCCATTATTACTATTCCGT contains the following coding sequences:
- the LOC124683444 gene encoding histone H3.2, with amino-acid sequence MARTKQTARKSTGGKAPRKQLATKAARKSAPATGGVKKPHRFRPGTVALREIRKYQKSTELLIRKLPFQRLVREIAQDFKTDLRFQSSAVSALQEAAEAYLVGLFEDTNLCAIHAKRVTIMPKDIQLARRIRGERA